A window of the Xenopus laevis strain J_2021 chromosome 9_10L, Xenopus_laevis_v10.1, whole genome shotgun sequence genome harbors these coding sequences:
- the LOC108701943 gene encoding olfactory receptor 5B12, producing MKNQTTVNMLVLTGLSDLPSLQLPLFLVFLLIYLMTLTGNLIIFFLIIIDSHLHTPMYFFLGTLAYLDMSSSSVTLPRMLFDLFTHKRVILVSACITQIYFFFFFFTSEVSLLSVMSCDRYIAICRPLHYMQIMSWKVCVWLLLLISCFSALNSLLHTVFLSKIKFCRSNALQNFFCDLPQFLQISCSDTFINVLLIFLSGILFGVGPLGVTFYTYFTIISTVLKIPSNQVRSKTFSTCSSHLTVVFIFYTTVFFNYFRSYANDHYAEDKVASVFYAVLTPFLNPLIYSLRNQELKSSLKRALQRLHIF from the coding sequence atgaaaaaccaaacAACAGTGAATATGTTGGTTCTCACTGGACTGTCTGATCTTCCAAGTCTTCAGCTTCCTCTGTTCCTGGTGTTTCTCCTGATCTACCTTATGACATTGACTGGGAATCTTATTATCTTTTTCCTAATTATTATTGATTCCCATCTCCacacccccatgtacttcttccttGGAACCCTGGCATATCTGGATATGAGTAGCTCCTCAGTCACTCTCCCAAGAATGCTCTTTGATTTATTCACACATAAAAGGGTCATTTTAGTGAGCGCTTGTATAACTCAGAtctacttcttcttctttttctttacatCAGAGGTGTCTCTGCTGTCAGTGATGTCCTGTGACAGATACATTGCCATCTGCCGTCCTCTTCACTACATGCAAATAATGAGCTGGAAAGTTTGTGTTTGGCTTCTATTATTGATTAGTTGTTTTAGTGCATTAAATTCCTTGTTGCACACTGTTTTTTTGagcaaaattaaattttgcaGGTCAAATGCTTTGCAAAATTTCTTTTGTGATCTGCCCCAGTTTCTTCAGATCTCCTGTAGTGACACATTCATCAATGTGTTGCTTATATTTCTCTCTGGGATTTTGTTTGGCGTAGGCCCTTTAGGAGTCACCTTTTACACGTACTTCACAATTATCTCTACTGTACTGAAAATCCCATCAAATCAGGTGAGATCCAAAACTTTCTCCACCTGCTCCTCTCATCTAACTgtggtctttatattttacactacTGTTTTCTTCAACTACTTTCGCTCATATGCAAATGATCATTATGCTGAGGACAAAGTGGCTTCTGTATTTTATGCAGTATTAACCCCCTTTTTAAATCCTCTGATCTACAGTTTAAGGAACCAGGAACTCAAATCATCCCTAAAAAGAGCATTGCAAAgacttcatattttttaa